In Caldisphaera lagunensis DSM 15908, a single genomic region encodes these proteins:
- a CDS encoding adenylate kinase, with product MSQLRNKFKVIIVTGVPGVGKTTVLSVLQEKAKASNIKLKVLNFGTFMLETALKEKLVNNRDELRHLTLRKQLDLQQLAAKRIIEETLKDLDENGYLIIDTHAIVKTSSGYLPGLPKHVLDELKPDMITVIEADAKEIFNRQVKDSSRNRSDFGTEKDIEKLMEYARMASFSSAVHYASTVAIITNKENKANEAAEELLQFIQKL from the coding sequence ATGAGCCAATTAAGAAATAAATTCAAAGTAATAATAGTTACAGGTGTTCCAGGGGTTGGAAAAACAACAGTTTTATCAGTTTTACAAGAAAAAGCTAAGGCATCAAATATTAAATTAAAAGTATTAAATTTTGGAACTTTTATGTTAGAAACTGCTCTCAAAGAAAAACTGGTTAACAATAGAGATGAGCTAAGGCATCTTACCCTAAGAAAACAATTAGACCTGCAACAATTAGCTGCAAAACGCATTATTGAAGAGACACTTAAAGATCTCGATGAAAATGGTTATTTAATAATAGATACACATGCAATAGTAAAAACATCTTCTGGTTATTTACCTGGACTTCCTAAGCATGTATTAGACGAACTAAAGCCTGATATGATAACTGTTATAGAGGCCGATGCAAAAGAAATTTTTAACAGACAGGTTAAGGATTCTTCAAGAAATAGATCTGACTTTGGAACTGAAAAAGATATAGAAAAATTAATGGAATATGCAAGAATGGCATCATTTAGTAGTGCAGTACATTATGCTTCTACTGTTGCAATAATAACTAATAAAGAGAATAAGGCAAACGAAGCTGCAGAAGAATTATTACAATTTATACAAAAACTTTAG
- a CDS encoding Rieske (2Fe-2S) protein, with amino-acid sequence MVFRKISVIGKVFERRNSAVVMVEDKPILIVKYNNSLYGMDAICSHMGCGLLTDVTDNIAACPLHGAKFNVITGEMVAPPQIKPEVPCEFKSDSKTPLKTYKVRINNEGFVEIDI; translated from the coding sequence GTGGTGTTTAGAAAGATTTCTGTAATAGGGAAAGTATTTGAAAGAAGGAATTCTGCAGTTGTAATGGTTGAGGACAAGCCAATATTAATAGTAAAATATAATAATTCATTGTATGGTATGGATGCCATCTGCTCTCATATGGGATGCGGTTTATTAACTGATGTAACTGATAATATAGCAGCATGTCCCCTACATGGGGCTAAATTTAACGTAATAACTGGAGAGATGGTAGCCCCTCCACAAATAAAACCTGAGGTTCCTTGCGAATTCAAATCTGATTCAAAAACTCCATTAAAAACATATAAAGTAAGAATTAATAATGAAGGTTTTGTAGAAATTGATATATGA
- a CDS encoding B12-binding domain-containing radical SAM protein, which yields MPDKIIEKELINKKYNKNMIKVALFYPSIYSVAMSSLVFHKLYFLLNQLDDIYLQRFYMPSLTGKPIPMRSFENGMPLKDFDYIFIPVHYELDYINIVKALIGSNIEIYSSKRNKPKIIIGGPTITANPEPLAELADIEVIGDLEAVWERIIDIIYGGNIDAGYGLYVPSLGKHEVRVAFSNYFDSLTKRILTNETTFTLAVEVMRGCPFNCLFCMESYISRPVRYKKSDDIINEVEELNKRYNDRISLIGLTVNSHPEFKNILKNINERKLNISLPSLRAELLDEESIELIAKLGQQSLTIAPESSERVRFALGKEIKDEDIIKVSKYASKFNLNIKAYFITSIPGETNDDLKSIIDLTYKIKKLGVKKIHLSVNPLIIKPRTPLQWLPMSDENAMKIKINYLKRNSNYDDFTTYDPLLALVQASISLSDRDVLKYLIQMAIEGGNRSSYRNALKNGLSDIALKGRSEPFPWDHIKDIINNEYLKERYIAFKEKMGLK from the coding sequence ATGCCAGATAAAATAATAGAAAAAGAATTGATTAATAAAAAATATAATAAGAATATGATAAAGGTTGCACTATTTTATCCATCCATATATAGTGTTGCAATGTCATCATTGGTTTTTCATAAATTATATTTTTTACTTAACCAACTTGATGATATTTATTTACAAAGGTTCTATATGCCTAGTTTAACAGGTAAACCAATACCAATGAGAAGCTTTGAAAACGGAATGCCTTTAAAAGACTTTGATTATATCTTTATTCCTGTGCATTATGAACTAGATTATATAAATATAGTTAAGGCATTAATTGGAAGCAATATAGAAATTTACTCGAGTAAAAGAAATAAACCAAAAATTATAATTGGAGGACCTACAATTACAGCTAATCCAGAACCTTTAGCAGAATTAGCAGATATTGAAGTAATAGGTGATTTGGAAGCAGTTTGGGAAAGGATAATTGATATTATTTATGGTGGAAACATAGATGCAGGCTATGGATTATATGTTCCTTCTTTAGGGAAACATGAAGTAAGAGTTGCATTTTCAAATTATTTTGATTCCTTAACTAAAAGGATACTTACTAATGAAACTACTTTTACATTAGCAGTCGAGGTAATGAGAGGTTGTCCATTTAATTGTTTATTTTGCATGGAAAGTTACATATCAAGACCTGTAAGATATAAAAAATCTGATGATATTATTAATGAGGTTGAGGAATTAAACAAAAGGTATAACGATAGGATTTCATTAATTGGACTAACTGTTAATTCCCATCCAGAATTTAAAAATATTTTAAAAAATATAAATGAAAGAAAATTAAATATTTCCTTACCTTCATTAAGAGCTGAATTATTAGATGAAGAATCTATAGAGTTAATCGCAAAATTAGGACAACAATCTCTTACAATTGCCCCAGAAAGTTCTGAAAGGGTAAGGTTTGCATTGGGGAAGGAAATAAAAGATGAAGATATAATAAAAGTATCTAAATATGCATCTAAATTTAATTTGAATATTAAGGCATATTTTATTACCTCAATACCTGGAGAAACTAATGATGATTTAAAAAGCATAATCGATTTAACATATAAAATAAAAAAATTAGGGGTTAAAAAAATACATCTAAGCGTTAACCCTTTAATTATAAAACCTAGAACACCACTACAATGGTTACCTATGAGCGATGAAAACGCAATGAAAATAAAAATAAATTATTTAAAAAGAAATTCTAATTATGATGACTTTACAACTTATGACCCTTTATTAGCATTAGTACAAGCATCAATATCATTGTCAGATAGGGACGTTTTAAAATATTTGATACAAATGGCTATCGAGGGAGGTAATAGATCTTCATATAGGAATGCTTTAAAAAATGGTTTATCTGATATAGCGTTAAAAGGAAGAAGCGAACCGTTTCCATGGGATCATATTAAGGATATTATTAATAATGAGTACTTAAAAGAAAGGTATATAGCATTTAAGGAAAAAATGGGGTTAAAATAA
- a CDS encoding DUF1947 domain-containing protein: MSEKIKISKRHLLSKKEIKEVRDQILKEYPNLPMEWDKVEIAVYQDISFYLDNNFPCIVKKGDLIFPTLLCLLKRDNSWMNGVIIDRGATNAVSRGADLMLPGIKGVRGEFKEKSIIAAYDQDKGVPVMIGRSLYNSKEISDLIKQKAKGKAIENLHYSGDLIWKISVSL; this comes from the coding sequence ATGTCGGAAAAGATAAAAATAAGCAAAAGGCATTTATTGTCAAAAAAGGAAATTAAAGAGGTTAGAGATCAGATATTAAAAGAATATCCAAACTTACCCATGGAATGGGATAAAGTAGAGATAGCAGTTTATCAAGACATTAGTTTTTATTTGGATAACAACTTCCCATGCATAGTTAAAAAAGGTGATCTTATATTTCCAACGTTATTATGCTTATTGAAAAGAGACAATTCATGGATGAATGGGGTAATAATAGATAGAGGTGCAACCAATGCTGTATCAAGAGGAGCAGACTTAATGCTTCCCGGAATTAAAGGTGTAAGAGGTGAATTTAAAGAGAAATCAATAATTGCTGCATATGATCAAGACAAGGGAGTTCCAGTAATGATAGGAAGGTCCTTATATAATAGCAAAGAGATTTCTGACCTCATAAAACAAAAGGCCAAAGGTAAAGCTATAGAAAATTTGCATTATTCAGGAGATCTTATTTGGAAAATTTCCGTTTCTCTTTAA
- a CDS encoding 2,5-diamino-6-(ribosylamino)-4(3H)-pyrimidinone 5'-phosphate reductase has product MRPYVIIFSTMTVDGKIANSDGYSKLSCIDDFRLQHYLRSNSDGVMVGANTVINDDPSLTVRLVKGTSPYKIIVDSKLIVPLSSKIFQNPAKSIIITSNNLNKERYEKFEKIGVRIIKVDFNGVLDMVTALKNLYDIGIKRLMVEGGGHLNYSLLYNGLVDELWVTISPFAFGGGTSIFEKGILKEIKAEFYIKEIKNLCQNWVNIKYSILYPKKPLI; this is encoded by the coding sequence TTGAGGCCGTATGTTATAATATTCTCTACAATGACAGTTGATGGAAAAATAGCCAATAGTGATGGATACTCTAAATTAAGTTGTATCGATGATTTTAGATTACAACATTATCTGAGATCAAATAGCGATGGCGTTATGGTTGGAGCAAACACTGTTATTAATGACGATCCTAGCTTAACTGTAAGACTTGTAAAAGGAACATCTCCATATAAAATTATAGTAGATTCAAAATTGATCGTCCCCCTATCATCTAAAATTTTTCAAAATCCAGCTAAGAGCATTATTATAACATCTAACAATTTAAATAAAGAAAGATACGAGAAGTTTGAAAAAATAGGCGTTAGAATTATAAAAGTTGATTTTAATGGTGTTTTAGATATGGTTACTGCATTAAAAAATCTTTATGATATTGGCATAAAAAGATTAATGGTTGAAGGAGGAGGTCATTTAAATTATTCCCTCCTCTATAATGGATTAGTAGATGAGCTATGGGTAACAATATCACCATTTGCTTTTGGTGGAGGGACATCAATCTTTGAAAAAGGTATTTTAAAAGAAATAAAAGCAGAATTTTATATAAAAGAAATAAAAAATTTATGCCAAAACTGGGTTAATATAAAATATAGTATTTTATATCCAAAAAAACCTTTAATTTAA
- a CDS encoding translation initiation factor IF-2 subunit alpha, protein MALKNRKEMPDIGEIVVGTIKEIHDFGAYMVIDEYNDLRAFLPWSEVATKAVKNINEVIKENQKLAVKVIRVYRNKGQVDVSLKRVNDNERKRKMMYWKRTLKAVNLILMAAKQINKSEDEAYKEVVWHLEDYFGDAMSGLEAINLEGKDALKRAKIPIEWHDILLDYAKKYVEVKHVQISGYFNLKSLESDGIDRIRKILLDIKEEVKKYDGIDIKIYTIGSPKYRIDLIGPDYKTLENVIEKLISKGEKLAKDLKVEYSFERVKA, encoded by the coding sequence TTGGCTCTAAAAAATAGAAAAGAAATGCCAGACATTGGAGAAATTGTAGTGGGGACTATAAAAGAAATTCACGATTTTGGCGCTTATATGGTTATAGATGAATATAATGATTTGAGAGCTTTTTTACCTTGGAGTGAAGTTGCTACAAAAGCTGTAAAAAATATCAATGAAGTAATAAAGGAGAACCAAAAACTTGCTGTAAAGGTAATAAGAGTATATAGGAATAAAGGTCAAGTTGATGTTAGTCTAAAAAGGGTTAATGATAATGAAAGGAAAAGAAAGATGATGTATTGGAAAAGAACATTAAAAGCAGTAAATCTAATATTGATGGCTGCAAAGCAAATTAATAAATCAGAAGACGAGGCATATAAAGAAGTTGTCTGGCATCTTGAAGACTACTTTGGAGATGCAATGTCAGGTTTAGAGGCTATTAATCTTGAAGGTAAAGATGCGTTAAAAAGGGCTAAGATACCAATAGAATGGCATGATATCCTATTGGATTATGCAAAGAAATATGTTGAAGTTAAGCACGTTCAAATAAGCGGGTATTTTAATTTGAAATCATTAGAATCTGATGGCATCGATAGAATTAGAAAAATATTGTTGGATATAAAAGAAGAGGTTAAAAAATACGATGGCATCGATATAAAAATATATACTATTGGTTCTCCAAAGTATAGGATTGACTTAATAGGTCCAGATTATAAAACATTAGAGAATGTTATAGAAAAGCTAATTAGTAAAGGGGAAAAGTTAGCAAAAGATCTTAAGGTAGAATATTCTTTTGAGAGAGTGAAGGCGTAA
- the tes gene encoding tetraether lipid synthase Tes, with amino-acid sequence MAVVQVSKKQEVAQNQINRTLPAPGRFITEGDKAYVEIADKKIPIGGPMPKLNDQEKHLHYTTSLCPVCLRLLPARVFERDGKVYLRKVCPEHGEYEELYYGDSNLYTKMMKFEETGKGAGKIKAYVSLSAPCPYNCGFCSMHENHTALANLVVTNRCNLSCYYCFFYAEKAGYIYEPSLELLRFQIQQLKKQGVTMAIQITGGEPTLREDLPEIVKMLREEGVRHIQLNTAGIKFAEMYLNDPEAAINYSRTLREAGVNTVYLSFDGVSPKVNFKNHWEIPYIFEVFRKSGMTSVVLVPTLIKGHNDQEIGKILKFAGKHIDIVRAVNFQPVSLSGQLKKSERDKMRITIADAILEIEKQTDGQISRDTWYPIPVAAKFAKFVEAATDSNQFCMSNHPMCGSANYVFIERDANGIPTKFIPIGSFFDVDGFLEYLDDKRIDILDSKFKKLHLLKGVIDLRKFVEEKNMPKDLKFNKLLASIFLKRNYDALGQLHYHMLFIGMMHFMDLYNYDVERVRRCNISYLMPDGRVVPFCTFNVMESLYRDYVQAKYKKLDLKSSEMKSFNPGEKYNRSKYIIRINNDPLYINAYKGIIY; translated from the coding sequence TTGGCAGTAGTTCAGGTAAGTAAAAAGCAGGAAGTGGCTCAGAACCAGATTAATAGAACTTTACCAGCTCCTGGGAGATTTATAACAGAAGGAGACAAGGCATATGTGGAAATTGCTGATAAGAAAATCCCTATAGGAGGTCCAATGCCTAAACTTAATGATCAAGAAAAACATTTACATTATACAACAAGCTTATGCCCAGTATGCTTAAGATTACTTCCTGCAAGGGTCTTTGAAAGAGATGGTAAGGTATATCTTAGAAAAGTCTGTCCAGAACATGGAGAATATGAAGAGCTTTACTATGGAGATTCAAACCTTTATACAAAAATGATGAAGTTTGAAGAGACAGGAAAAGGAGCAGGTAAGATAAAAGCATATGTAAGTCTTAGTGCCCCTTGTCCATATAATTGTGGCTTCTGTTCTATGCACGAAAATCATACTGCATTAGCTAATTTGGTTGTAACAAATAGATGTAATCTTAGCTGTTATTATTGTTTCTTCTATGCTGAGAAAGCAGGTTATATCTATGAACCAAGCTTAGAATTACTTAGGTTCCAAATACAACAATTGAAAAAACAAGGAGTAACAATGGCAATACAAATAACAGGAGGGGAACCTACATTAAGAGAAGATCTTCCTGAAATTGTTAAAATGCTAAGAGAAGAGGGTGTTAGGCATATTCAATTAAACACTGCAGGTATTAAATTTGCTGAAATGTATCTTAATGACCCAGAAGCTGCTATAAATTATTCAAGAACATTAAGAGAAGCCGGAGTGAACACTGTTTATTTAAGCTTTGATGGAGTATCTCCAAAAGTTAATTTCAAGAACCATTGGGAAATACCGTACATTTTTGAGGTATTTAGGAAATCAGGTATGACGAGCGTAGTTTTGGTCCCAACTCTTATAAAAGGTCATAATGATCAGGAAATAGGTAAAATATTGAAATTTGCAGGTAAGCATATAGACATAGTAAGGGCAGTGAACTTCCAGCCGGTAAGCCTATCTGGTCAGCTTAAAAAGAGTGAAAGGGATAAGATGAGAATAACGATTGCTGATGCTATATTAGAAATAGAGAAACAAACTGATGGTCAAATATCAAGAGATACTTGGTACCCAATTCCAGTCGCAGCGAAATTCGCTAAATTTGTAGAGGCAGCAACAGATTCAAACCAATTCTGCATGTCTAACCATCCAATGTGTGGATCAGCAAACTATGTCTTCATAGAAAGAGATGCTAATGGTATACCTACAAAGTTTATTCCAATAGGCTCATTCTTTGATGTAGATGGGTTCTTAGAATATTTAGATGATAAAAGGATTGATATATTAGATAGTAAATTTAAGAAACTACATCTATTAAAAGGAGTAATAGATTTAAGAAAGTTTGTAGAAGAAAAGAACATGCCCAAAGATCTAAAGTTCAACAAGCTATTAGCTAGTATATTCTTAAAGAGGAATTATGATGCATTAGGTCAACTCCATTATCATATGCTATTTATAGGAATGATGCACTTCATGGATCTATATAACTATGATGTTGAGAGAGTTAGAAGATGCAACATAAGTTATCTGATGCCAGATGGAAGAGTTGTACCATTCTGTACATTTAATGTAATGGAATCATTGTATAGAGATTATGTTCAAGCGAAGTACAAGAAGTTAGATCTTAAATCAAGTGAGATGAAATCATTTAACCCTGGAGAAAAATACAACAGATCAAAGTATATTATTAGGATAAATAATGATCCATTATACATTAATGCTTATAAAGGAATCATATATTAA
- a CDS encoding NAD(P)-binding domain-containing protein, translating to MIDQTYNINNLKLYSITYKDSCFYDMEKIDELKERIYDDIFHISNGIIILSTCNRFEIYVDSYNDILEEEINKNMGIYSKFFHKYSGLESAEHLFRVSAGLESSILGETEILSQVKDAWEEAKNLGYTSKLLDSVFHQSIIVGKRVRSETDISKGVLGFPQASVELASKLLGTLDNKEIAIIGAGNAAKIMVDHICSKWNPSKITIANRTLEKAKMIINNKCNFEINTLNEIANKKFDAVLIAIKGGPFDFLNNLLNKNDVIIDISTPSAIMNDNTIYNIESVDKLVKENFNHRLDQVQLAEKIIKEELDKLIEYLKKRSIDENISEIMRYIDLIIKYEMEQTKKNINKGMDLDEALKIAFESFAKKSMKPIFNLLHDTYNENISELIIQYYKKNMR from the coding sequence ATGATCGATCAAACATATAATATCAATAATCTAAAACTATATTCAATTACCTATAAAGATTCATGCTTTTATGATATGGAAAAGATAGATGAACTTAAAGAGAGAATTTATGATGATATATTCCATATTTCTAATGGGATAATTATTCTTTCTACATGCAATAGGTTTGAAATATATGTAGATTCTTATAATGATATTTTAGAGGAAGAAATAAACAAAAATATGGGCATTTATTCAAAATTCTTTCATAAATATTCGGGTTTAGAATCAGCAGAGCATTTATTTAGAGTTTCTGCAGGCTTGGAATCCTCTATTCTTGGAGAAACAGAAATTTTGTCCCAAGTTAAGGATGCATGGGAAGAAGCTAAGAACTTAGGATATACAAGCAAGTTACTTGATTCAGTGTTCCATCAATCAATAATTGTTGGTAAAAGAGTTAGGAGTGAAACAGATATATCCAAGGGAGTTTTAGGATTTCCTCAGGCCTCTGTAGAATTGGCTTCAAAACTTTTAGGTACACTAGATAACAAGGAAATTGCAATAATTGGTGCAGGAAATGCAGCAAAAATAATGGTAGATCACATATGTTCTAAGTGGAATCCAAGTAAAATAACAATTGCTAATAGGACATTAGAAAAGGCTAAGATGATTATAAACAATAAATGCAATTTTGAAATAAATACCTTAAATGAAATTGCTAACAAAAAATTTGATGCAGTTTTAATTGCAATAAAAGGGGGTCCTTTTGATTTTCTTAATAATTTATTAAATAAAAACGATGTAATCATTGATATATCAACTCCAAGTGCTATAATGAATGATAATACTATATATAACATTGAAAGTGTTGATAAGTTAGTTAAGGAGAATTTTAATCATAGATTAGATCAAGTTCAGTTGGCTGAAAAGATAATTAAAGAGGAATTGGATAAGCTGATAGAATATTTAAAGAAAAGATCAATAGATGAAAACATAAGTGAAATTATGAGATACATAGATTTAATTATAAAATATGAAATGGAGCAAACAAAGAAAAATATTAATAAAGGTATGGATTTAGATGAGGCTTTAAAAATAGCATTTGAAAGCTTTGCAAAGAAGTCTATGAAACCAATTTTTAATTTGTTGCATGATACATATAATGAAAACATATCAGAATTAATTATACAATATTATAAGAAGAACATGAGGTGA
- a CDS encoding DNA-directed RNA polymerase subunit G, which produces MINIEAEVKEIIQSKLQGAKIVNASNGNTQIYFDLVQDMIKISEKDKIQIVIDENKPENLDIYDFCGHGYLVKPEEESRITILSLWGIIFQFEPPLGLKENTKYYLCLRKI; this is translated from the coding sequence ATGATTAATATAGAAGCAGAGGTTAAAGAAATAATCCAATCAAAGTTGCAAGGCGCTAAAATAGTTAATGCTAGTAATGGCAATACTCAAATATATTTTGATTTAGTTCAAGATATGATAAAAATTTCTGAAAAAGATAAAATACAAATAGTTATAGACGAAAATAAACCAGAAAACTTAGACATATATGACTTCTGTGGTCATGGATATTTGGTAAAACCTGAAGAAGAATCAAGAATAACTATACTATCTTTATGGGGAATAATATTTCAATTCGAGCCCCCATTAGGGCTAAAAGAGAATACTAAATATTATTTATGCTTAAGAAAGATTTAA
- the secY gene encoding preprotein translocase subunit SecY, whose product MGALDVLANWSSYLPTIKKPKQKLTLYRRLAWTGIILVIYLIMANIPLYGVPTQALTSTISLQNIIFASSAGTLMQLGIGPIVTSGLILEVLAGAKIIDIDLSNPDDQLKFTGAMKTLAVILAVVESVVVMLSGELFPVGFSASLLVKVLIVIQLTFASFLVILMDEALQKGWGLGSAISLFILAGVAQTVIWDMFGFIPHIAMDFGVIPAIIIDKNLLVFARPNGFPDLTGLLSTFAIIILLVYLNGMRVEIPVTSSRLRGIRSRIPLQFIYVTNIPILLLAILVADLQLFETPIERFLGAGSIVYKGYADLVYYLSPPNGIISASINPLKTVIFAITWLILSILFGYLWVEVAGLNPSSQAEQLISGGMEIPGMRRNPKILESVLSRYIYPLTVLSSLIVGAIAIVAAIFGSFGTGAGILLAVGIIYQYYSMISYERALEAYPLIRRIMGEK is encoded by the coding sequence TTGGGAGCCTTAGATGTCCTGGCAAATTGGTCAAGCTATTTACCAACTATCAAAAAACCGAAACAGAAGCTTACATTATATAGAAGGCTTGCTTGGACAGGTATTATATTGGTTATATATCTAATTATGGCTAATATACCTTTATATGGTGTTCCTACACAGGCATTAACTAGCACAATTTCACTTCAAAATATAATATTTGCAAGCAGCGCAGGCACATTAATGCAATTGGGAATAGGACCAATAGTTACTTCAGGTTTAATATTAGAGGTTTTAGCAGGCGCTAAGATTATCGATATAGATTTGTCAAACCCAGATGACCAACTTAAGTTTACAGGGGCTATGAAAACATTAGCAGTAATTTTAGCAGTTGTTGAAAGCGTTGTCGTGATGCTAAGCGGTGAACTATTCCCTGTTGGATTCAGCGCTTCATTATTAGTTAAGGTTTTAATAGTAATTCAACTAACATTTGCTTCTTTTTTGGTAATTTTAATGGATGAGGCCTTACAAAAAGGTTGGGGATTGGGAAGCGCAATAAGCCTGTTTATATTAGCTGGTGTTGCACAAACAGTTATTTGGGATATGTTTGGCTTTATCCCACATATCGCTATGGACTTTGGAGTAATACCCGCTATAATAATTGATAAAAACTTATTGGTTTTTGCAAGACCTAATGGATTCCCAGATTTAACAGGTTTACTATCAACGTTTGCAATAATTATTTTGCTTGTCTATCTAAATGGTATGAGAGTTGAGATACCAGTAACGTCATCTAGACTCAGAGGAATTAGAAGCAGAATACCATTACAATTTATTTATGTTACAAACATACCAATCCTATTATTAGCTATATTAGTTGCAGACCTACAGCTTTTTGAAACCCCAATAGAAAGATTTTTGGGAGCAGGTTCTATTGTATATAAAGGCTATGCAGACCTAGTTTATTATCTATCTCCCCCTAATGGCATTATTAGCGCATCAATAAATCCATTAAAGACTGTAATATTTGCTATAACATGGTTAATATTATCAATACTATTTGGTTACTTATGGGTTGAAGTTGCTGGACTAAATCCAAGCAGTCAAGCAGAACAATTAATATCAGGGGGAATGGAAATTCCAGGTATGAGAAGAAATCCAAAAATACTTGAATCAGTTTTGTCAAGATATATATACCCATTAACGGTATTAAGCAGTTTAATCGTTGGGGCAATTGCAATAGTTGCAGCAATATTTGGTTCATTTGGAACTGGAGCAGGCATTTTGCTAGCAGTAGGTATTATATACCAGTATTATTCTATGATAAGCTATGAGAGAGCGTTAGAGGCATATCCATTAATTAGGAGGATTATGGGTGAGAAATGA
- the hemB gene encoding porphobilinogen synthase produces MGSFPRIRPRRLRSSKYLRDLISETSLDISKLILPVFVSEAIEKPIETPGLEGQLTYPSDSSNLVNFISEALDLGIRSFLIFGIPKIKNEDGIRAYAPDGPVQVAIRNIRKEIGWDPLIFTDLCICEYTSHGHCGIPLNSRKGDVIDNDSTLKVYQKIAVSQAQSGSDFISPSGMMDGQVKAIREALDDAGFNDVGIMAYSVKYASAMYGPFRQAVDSAPRFGNRKSYQMDPRNAKEALKEVRLDLDEGADIIMVKPAILYLDVIRLVKEYYPEVPLAAYNVSGEYAMIRSAIKLGLIDETQSIIESLISIRRAGADMIITYFALDAAKIISSGKEIF; encoded by the coding sequence TTGGGATCATTCCCTAGAATTAGACCTAGGAGATTAAGATCGTCAAAATATCTTAGAGATTTGATATCAGAAACTTCGTTGGATATATCAAAACTAATATTACCAGTTTTTGTTAGCGAAGCAATAGAAAAGCCTATCGAAACTCCTGGCTTAGAGGGTCAATTAACATATCCTTCTGACTCAAGCAATCTTGTTAATTTTATTAGCGAAGCATTGGATCTTGGTATACGTTCATTTTTAATTTTTGGCATCCCAAAAATAAAGAATGAAGATGGCATAAGAGCATATGCGCCTGATGGACCAGTTCAGGTTGCGATAAGGAATATAAGAAAAGAAATTGGTTGGGATCCACTAATTTTTACTGATTTATGCATATGTGAATATACCTCTCATGGCCATTGTGGTATTCCATTAAATTCAAGGAAAGGTGATGTTATTGATAATGATTCCACTTTAAAGGTTTATCAAAAAATAGCAGTATCACAAGCCCAATCTGGTTCTGACTTCATTTCACCCTCTGGTATGATGGATGGTCAGGTTAAAGCAATAAGAGAAGCATTAGATGACGCAGGATTTAATGACGTTGGTATAATGGCCTATTCAGTTAAATATGCAAGTGCCATGTATGGCCCATTTAGGCAAGCTGTGGACTCTGCTCCTAGATTTGGTAATAGGAAAAGCTATCAAATGGATCCAAGAAATGCTAAAGAGGCATTAAAAGAGGTAAGGCTTGATTTAGATGAAGGAGCAGATATAATAATGGTTAAACCTGCCATATTATATTTAGATGTTATCCGTTTAGTAAAGGAATATTATCCTGAGGTTCCATTAGCAGCATACAATGTTAGCGGAGAATATGCTATGATTAGATCTGCTATCAAGCTAGGGTTAATTGATGAAACCCAATCTATAATAGAATCCCTTATATCAATAAGAAGAGCTGGGGCAGATATGATAATTACTTATTTTGCTTTAGATGCCGCCAAAATTATTAGTTCCGGAAAAGAGATTTTTTAA
- a CDS encoding RNA-protein complex protein Nop10 has translation MRWLLRKCIKCNRYTLSQERCPYCGGQLKVPHPPKYSPNDKYIEYRYKLKYKTTN, from the coding sequence ATGAGATGGCTTTTAAGGAAATGTATTAAATGTAATAGGTACACTTTAAGCCAAGAAAGATGTCCATATTGTGGGGGTCAATTAAAAGTTCCCCATCCTCCTAAATACTCTCCTAATGATAAATATATTGAGTATAGATATAAATTAAAATATAAAACTACTAATTAG